A region of Labeo rohita strain BAU-BD-2019 chromosome 2, IGBB_LRoh.1.0, whole genome shotgun sequence DNA encodes the following proteins:
- the scinlb gene encoding LOW QUALITY PROTEIN: scinderin like b (The sequence of the model RefSeq protein was modified relative to this genomic sequence to represent the inferred CDS: deleted 1 base in 1 codon), producing the protein MVSHKEFETAGKAPGLQIWRIENMDLKPVPKNLYGNFYTGDAYLLLYTTNAPSYYIHMWMGNECSQDESGAAAIFATQLDDFLGGGPVQFREVQNNESLTFLGYFKSGIKYKQGGVASGFHHVLTNDVDVKRLLHIKGRRAIRATEVEMSWKSFNKGDCFIVDLGKDIYQWCGSECNRFERLKASQLAIDIRDNERNGRAKLIMVEDGAEPEALTKVLGPKSSIAPATPDDEEVETSNKKKAALYMISDASGSMKTSVVAQTSPFKQEMLSLDECYIMDNGVDKNVFVWKGPNANTSERKAAMKAAEQFIKEKNYSSRTQIQVLPAGGETTLFKQFFSNWKDKDQTTGPTKAYTIGKIAHVEQIPFDASSLHNNKAMAAQHNMVDDGSGKIQIWRVEGGARVPVDPSTYGQFFGGDCYLILYSYKQGSREQHIIYTWQGLKSTQDELAASAFLTVQLDDSMGGAPVQVRVTQGQEPPHLMSLFKGKPMIIHSGGTSRKDGQTKTGSTRLFHIRQSSSRATRAVEVEPSAPNLNTNDVFVLKSADCVFVWKGAGASEEEMVAAKYVVSVLGGKSTDVAEGKEPAGFWSALGGKKEYQTSPTLRNMVKPPRLFGCSNKTGRLVVEEVPGDFTQSDLATDDVMLLDAWDQIFIWIGIEANEVEKTESPKIAKDYVDSDPSGRRGLPITTIKQGAEPPTFTGWFQAWDPNMWDTDPLETIRARF; encoded by the exons ATGGTGTCCCATAAGGAGTTTGAGACTGCAGGGAAAGCTCCTGGTCTGCAGATATGGCGCATTGAGAACATGGACCTGAAGCCAGTGCCTAAGAATCTTTATGGCAACTTTTACACGGGTGATGCCTACCTTCTGCTGTATACCACCAACGCACCCTCGTACTATATACATATGTGGATGG GGAATGAGTGTTCTCAAGATGAAAGTGGAGCTGCAGCTATCTTCGCCACACAGCTGGATGACTTTCTCGGGGGTGGTCCAGTTCAGTTCCGTGAGGTCCAAAACAACGAGTCACTCACCTTCCTGGGCTACTTCAAGTCTGGCATCAAGTATAAG CAAGGTGGGGTTGCATCTGGTTTCCATCACGTGTTGACCAATGACGTGGATGTGAAACGTTTGCTGCACATCAAGGGGAGGAGGGCCATCAGAGCTACTGAGGTGGAGATGTCCTGGAAGAGCTTCAACAAAGGAGACTGCTTTATTGTAGACTTAGGAAAG GACATATATCAGTGGTGCGGCAGTGAGTGCAATCGTTTTGAACGTCTAAAGGCCTCCCAGTTGGCCATTGATATCCGGGACAATGAAAGGAACGGCAGGGCCAAGCTGATCATGGTGGAGGATGGGGCTGAACCAGAAGCTCTGACTAAA GTTCTTGGGCCCAAATCCAGCATCGCCCCAGCAACTCCTGATGATGAGGAAGTGGAAACCTCCAACAAGAAGAAGGCAGCATTGTATATG ATTTCAGACGCCTCTGGCTCCATGAAAACATCTGTTGTGGCCCAGACTAGTCCGTTCAAACAGGAGATGCTCTCCCTAGATGAGTGCTATATCATGGACAATGGAGTTGATAAGAATGTGTTTGTTTGGAAAG GACCAAATGCAAATACATCTGAACGCAAAGCGGCTATGAAAGCAGCAGAGCAGTTCATAAAAGAGAAGAACTACTCTAGTAGAACACAG ATCCAGGTGCTTCCTGCAGGGGGCGAGACTACCCTGTTCAAGCAGTTCTTCTCTAACTGGAAGGACAAGGACCAAACCACTGGTCCCACCAAGGCCTACACCATTGGCAAAATAGCCCATGTTGAGCAGATACCTTTCGATGCCTCCAGCCTCCATAACAACAAGGCCATGGCAGCCCAGCACAACATGGTTGATGATGGTTCTGGAAAAATCCAG ATCTGGCGTGTGGAAGGAGGAGCCCGTGTCCCAGTGGATCCCTCTACTTACGGTCAGTTCTTTGGGGGAGACTGTTACCTGATCCTCTACAGTTACAAACAGGGAAGTAGGGAGCAGCATATCATCTACACCTG GCAAGGGCTGAAGAGCACTCAAGATGAGCTGGCAGCTTCTGCCTTCCTTACAGTCCAGCTGGATGACTCCATGGGAGGAGCTCCAGTGCAG GTGCGAGTGACACAGGGTCAAGAA CCCCCCCATCTGATGAGTCTGTTCAAGGGCAAACCTATGATTATCCATAGTGGAGGAACGTCCCGCAAGGATGGCCAGACCAAGACAGGCAGCACGCGCCTCTTCCACATCCGTCAGAGCTCTTCTAGAGCCACACGTGCTGTAGAG GTTGAACCATCTGCACCCAACTTAAACACCAATGACGTATTTGTGCTGAAGTCGGcagattgtgtgtttgtgtggaaaGGCGCAGGTGCCAGCGAGGAAGAAATGGTAGCTGCAAAGTATGTTGTAAGTGTGCTGGGAGGAAAATCCACTGATGTGGCCGAGGGTAAAGAACCAG CTGGATTCTGGTCAGCTCTGGGTGGGAAGAAGGAATACCAGACATCTCCAACTCTACGAAATATGGTCAAACCACCACGTCTGTTTGGCTGCTCCAATAAGACAGGCCGGCTAGTG GTTGAGGAAGTTCCTGGAGACTTCACTCAGTCAGACCTGGCTACCGATGATGTTATGTTGCTTGATGCCTGGGATCAG ATCTTCATTTGGATTGGTATTGAAGCCAATGAGGTTGAAAAAACCGAGTCACCAAAAATAG CTAAAGACTATGTGGACTCTGATCCTTCTGGACGTCGTGGGCTGCCCATCACAACCATAAAGCAGGGAGCAGAGCCCCCAACCTTCACAGGCTGGTTCCAGGCTTGGGACCCAAATATGTGGGACACTGACCCTCTGGAGACAATCCGAGCTCGCTTTTAA